The genome window CTTCCAGTGCCAAACGTTCAGGGCATGGATCGAATATGCTCAGATGATTTAGCGCTGTTTCGACAAATTGGATTGCTTCTTGATGGCTTTGTTGAATGGCTTTACTCGAGCGAATGGCGCCAATTAGTTCATCCAGGACATCCTGGTCTTGAATGCAGTTTCCCTCGATAAGATTGATGGTTAAGGGATGTTCCGGGTGCATTTCAGCAAAATAGATGGCGGGGAGAGTAACAAGTCCTTGCCGCAGGTCACTTCCAATAGGTTTGCCAAGCGTTGCCTGCTCTCCTGTGTAATCTAGGATGTCATCAATGATCTGAAAAGCCATTCCAACAGAATATCCGTACGCGCGTAAGGCTTCTGTGTGCAGTTCAGAGGTAAGACATAATAACGCGGCAGATTTTGCGGAGGTCTCAAAGAGAGAGGCGGTTTTTGCGTAAATTCGCTGGTAGTAATTAGTTCTATCTGCCTTGCAGCGGGTGCTAAACATTTGGGTTAATTCACCGCCTACAATAATCGAAAGGGTTTCGGAAAAGAGTTTCATCACCGGAATGGAGTCGGTTTGTGCCGCCAGATTGGCCGCACGGGCGAAGAGGTAATCGCCTGTTAATACAGTTGCTCCGGGTGACCAGCGCGAGTTAAGCGTGGGCATTCCTCGGCGAAGCAATGAACCATCAATTAAATCATCGTGGACGAGGGTGGCAGTATGGAGCATTTCAATAGCAGCGGCGAGATGAAGCAAGGGCTCGCCCTTTGCCCTTAACATTTTACCCGCCAGCAGGGTTAAAGTGGGGCGAATACGTTTTCCGCCAGCACTCAAAAGCAAATCCAACGCTGACTGTAAATCAGGATAGCGTTCATCTGCCTGCGAGCGCATTAAGGTTTCAACTGCACGCAGGTCGTCCTGTATAGAAACCATAAAAGAAACAGCAGAGGTCAAATTTAACTCTCCCATAAAAAGAGCGAAGTTGCATTCCGGGTTGTTATTTGCCAGATTTCCGTCAGTGGCAGGTTGAACTGGTTTGCCAGTTCTTCCGCAACCAGCGAGACGAACATGGGTTCATTTCTCTTTCCTCGATGCGGATGAGGTGTCAGGTAAGGCGAATCGGTTTCAATTAAAAGCCTTTCCACAGGTATTGCCCTGACAACGCGTTTTTTCTCATCCGCGTTCTTAAAGGTGATTGGTCCTGAAACGCCCAGATAAAAACCCAGTTCAATCACCTGATGTGCAAGTTCCAGCGGTCCTTCAAAAGAATGCCAAACCCCTGAGGGTTTGGACAGGTTCTTTGCACTCACCCATGTTTGGAGAATCTGGAGGAGGTCATCTTCAGCCTTCCGATTATGAATCACGACCGGCAAACCGCGTTTTTCAGACAACTCAAGTTGTGCCTCAAAAGCCTCTCTCTGGACGTTTGCTGGAGTGTAATTACGATAATAATCCAACCCGATTTCACCAATCGCAACCACCCAGGGGGCTTTGCTTAATTCGACGATTTCCGAAAATGCCGTTTGAGACCAGCAATCTCCAGCACTGTTCGGATGAATCCCAACAGCGGCGAAAACCTGTGGTGAATACTGCTGGGCAATTTCCACCGCTCGAATGCTTGTCTCGACATCAATGCCAGGGACAAGGATTTTTTGAACGCCCGTCTCGAAGGCACGCTCCAGTACCTCCTCCAAATCCGACTCAAATGTGTTAAAGTTCAGGTGGCAATGAGTATCTGCTAGATAGGCTTTGTTCATTCACTCCAGCCCGGCAATTTTTAATCCATCCTTGAGGATGTAAGGCACGCGGTCTTTGTGGGTAGTCTCACAATATACCCGCATGATCGGTTCTGTGCCCGAGAAACGGATCAGCAGCCAACCGCCGTCCTCCAGAGAAAATTTAAACCCATCGGTGGTATTCAAGCCGGTCACTTTAAGTCCGCCAATGGTGGTGGGATTGGCGGCTAAAATGGCTTGTTCGCGAGCGCTGCGCTCACCTGTGAAGGTGCGGTCTATCCGATCGTAGAAGTGTGGACCTACTTTACTGAAAAGCAGATCAATCAGTTCACTGGGTTTGCGCTGGAGTTTGACCATCATATCAAGAATGTACAAACCAGCCAGGATGCCATCGCGTTCTGGAACATTCCCACGGAAGGCGTAACCACCCGATTCCTCACCGCCGATCATGGCATTGGTTTCGAGCATCTTGGGGGCTACATACTTAAACCCCACCCCGGTTTCGTAAACAGGGATGTTGTACATCTTCCCAAGTTTTTCCAGCATGCTGGTTGTGGAGAGTGTCTTGACGATGGCGCCGCGTTCCCCACGCACTTCAAGCAGGTACAGCGCCAGCAGGGCATACACCTGTAACTGGTTGATGAAGTTGCCTTTTTCATCCCCGACACCGACCCGGTCTGCATCCCCATCGGTAATGAGCAGAACGTCGGCACCCGAATCAACCGTTTTCTTCAATCCTACATTGATGTTTGGTGGTATCGGCTCAGGGCGTTTCATTTCCGGGAAGATGGGATTGCGTTCGTTGTGAATTTCGATAATTTCGGTTTTCCCACCGGAGAGGATACGAGGGAACCAGCCAGCGCCATTGCCCCACATGCAGTCCACCACGATTTTCAACCCGGCTTGTTTGATGGGTTCAACATCAATCAGCTCTTTGAGATGTTCAATATAAGCCGGGGCAGGGTCAAAGCGTTGAATCAGTCCCTTGGCTTCTGCCTCTGATGCCGGCATGCGTTTTACCTCTGACTCGTCTTCGGGAATCAGGGATTCGATTTCTTTCAAACCTTCCGGATCAATGGCGCCACCAAATTCATTGCGGACTTTGAAGCCATTATCGGTTGGAGGGTTATGGGAAGCGGTGATGTTGATAGCACCGGCGGCTTTGTGGTGAACAACCGAAAAGGCGATGACCGGTGTAGGGGTAGCTCCATCTGTAAGCAGGACTTTCAAGCCATTGCCTGCCATGACTTCAGCGGCAGCGAGAGCGAAATTCTCCGAATGAAAGCGTTTATCGTGTCCGATGACAAAGGTTGCTCCCGCTTTTCCGTGGCGAATCATGTATGAAGCATAACCTTGAGTAGCACAGCGCACATTGGCAAACGTGTAGTCTTCAGCAATCACTCCGCGCCAACCGTCAGTTCCAAATCGGATAGTATGCGACATATTATCTCCGAAAAGTGAGAAATAGAACAATTTATGTTATTATATCAGGGTTTACGGAAGAAAGAAGGGCTTGTGAAATCCCTTGCAAAGGATAGAATTGTTAAGAAGCAAGGAAGAGAGATTTATCGTATGACCCAAAAGCATTTTTATCTGGATTACGCTGCAACAACGCCGCTTGACCCGGCGGTTTTGGAAAAAATGCTCCCCTATTTTTCCGAGCAGTTTGGAAATCCTTCTTCAGTTCATTCCTGGGGACAGCAGGCAGAGAATGCCCTTGAAACGGCTCGAGAAACGGTTGCGTCCTGTCTGAGTGCTGAAGCAAGCGAAATTGTCTTTACCAGTTGTGGCACAGAAAGTGATAATCTCGCGCTACGTGGTGTAGCCCGTGCGCAACGATCATTGCATGGTAAACATCATATCCTCACTACCCCTGTTGAGCACCATGCGGTATCTCATACAGCCTTTGATCTGGCAAAGGTTGAAGGATTTGAGGTAGAACTTTTACCGGTCGACTCTACGGGAATGGTTGATCCTGATGAGGTTGCCCGGCGGATTCGAAAAGATACCGCGATAGTTTCGGTGATTTACGCCAATAACGAAATTGGCACGATTAACCCCATTGCTGAGATTGGAAAAATTTGCCGTGAAAAAGGCGTGCCTTTTCATACCGATGCCGTTCAAGCCGCGGCGCACCTGAGAATGGATGTCCAGCGTGATTTTGTTGATTTGCTTTCCATTGGCGCGCATAAGTTTTATGGTCCCAAAGGCGTTGGAGCGCTCTATATCCGAAAGGGTATACCTATCCAGGCTGTTCAAACGGGCGGTAAGCAGGAAAATTATCTGCGCGCAGGTACTCACAATGTTCCATATATTGTGGGACTTGCAGAGGCGCTAAAAATTGCACAAACTGAACCTGAAAAACGTGCACAACATTTCCAATCCATGCGAGATTCTCTCATTCACGAGGTGCTTTCCCGGATTCCCGGTAGTCAATTGACGGGGCATCCCTCCCGACGTTTACCTAACCATGCCAGTTTTGTCTTTGATGGGGTGGATGGCAATGCCCTGTTGATGATGCTCGATGTGCAGGGGTTTGCTTGCTCTTCGGGTTCTGCATGCAAAACGGGCAGTCCTCAGCCTTCCGAAGTGTTGCTGGTTTTGGGCATTCCCGCAAAGTTGGCGCTCTCTTCCTTAAGGGTTACCCTGGGTCGCGATACTACCTCCGAAGCGCTCTCCCTGTTTGTTGAAGCGCTGGAGCGTTGTGTGGCTCAGCAGAGAAAGTGAACGGTCAGTGAAGATGGCTATCCGAGATGAGACGGTTGTGGTTGCCATGAGTGGAGGAGTGGATTCCTCCGTCGCTGCGGCATTGCTGGTTGAGCAGGGATACCGTGTGATTGGCATGATGCTTAGGCTCTGGTCAGAGGAAGGAAAAGAAGACCAGAATCGTTGCTGTACCCCCGATGCCATGGCGCTGGCGCGTAGAGTGGCTGCGAAGTTAGGCATTCCCTTTTATGCGGTGGACGTTCGTGAAAAGTTTAAAGAAGTAGTGGTATCCCATTTTTTGGAGGGATACGCTTCTGGAATTACCCCTAATCCCTGTTTAAAATGTAATCGCTATATCCGTTGGGGAGTATTACATGAATACGCTCAATCACTGGGAGCCACCTGGTTTGCCACCGGGCATTATGCCCGCCTGAGACGTCTTGAGTCTGGTGAGGTTCAACTTCTCCGCGGCGTGGATGTAGAAAAAGACCAGTCCTATGTCCTCAGCGTTTTACCCCAGGAACAACTTCGGCATACCTTCTTCCCCGTTGGGGAATACCACAAGCCGGAGGTGCGTGAATTAGCCAGACGTTTTGGATTGCCGGTAGCCAACCGAGCCGATAGTCAGGACTTGTGCTTTCTTGCAGGCGGGGATTACAGAGATTTCCTTTCCCGTCATGCGCCGGAGGTTTCCCGCCCGGGAGTGATTGTAAATCGGCAGGGCGAGATTCTGGGGGAACACCAGGGGCTGGCTTTTTACACCATTGGGCAACGCAAAGGACTGGGCATTGCGTTCCCGCGTCCCCTGTATGTGCTGGAAAAGGATGTAGTACGGAATCGCCTGGTAGTGGGCGAAGAGCATGAGTTAGGGCGAAGTACTCTGATTGCGGAGAGGGTGAACTGGATTTCTGGTCAACCCCCAGTATCCTCCATACAGGTTGAGGTGAAAATTCGTTACAAAGCCCGGGAGGCTCATGGAGTTGTGATACCATTAACACCGGATCGTGTGAAAGTCGAATTTGACCATCCTCTGAGGGACATTACCCCCGGACAGCAATGTGTGTTTTACCAGGGGGAGATTTGTCTCGGGGGAGGGACAATCTCAACCGGGATGGAGTGAGTATGACGCTTCCCGCCCTTTTGTTTGGTTTTCTGGTGGCAACGTTAATGGGTGCTGCTTTCCATTTATGGAAAAATGGCGGTCTGGGCAGGCTCATTCTCTATTTGTTGCTCGCCTGGATTGGATTCTGGACCGGGCACATTGTTGCTAATGCTTTGGGCTGGCACTTCCTCAGTGTTGGACCCTTGCGGTTTGGCATGGCTGTTTTGAGCGCTTTGCTCTTTTTGGGTGTGGGGCATTGGTTAAGTCTGGTGAAGAACGAGCCGGAATAAATTTTTTACAAAGGCATATCATGTTTCGCATCGAATCCCTTTTATCTGCAAGACTGTTTGTTTCTCCCCAGGTAGTGGGAGAGCGTTTGTACTTCATCTCCAACTTAAGCGGACATCTCAGTTTGTATGCCATGAACTATGGCGGGAGTGTTCCTGAACCTCTGCTTCCACCGAATCTTGCCCTGCAAAACCCCCATTTGCTGGGCGGGTATCCTTTTTATGTCTTTGCTGACCTGAACAAAATTCTGGTGATGCTGGACAACGATGGAGACGAGAATTACCAGCCCATGGTGATACCTCTGGAGGGCGGTTATCCTGAACCAGTGTTTACCGAGGCGCTGGCAAACAGCCGCGTGCATCTGGTGCATTGTGACCCCCGAACGCATCAGGTGTATTTCTCCGCCGAATCGCGAGATTCGGATTTGCAGACCACTTACCTAGCCAACCTGGCAACTGGCGAAATCGAGAGCATTGCCGCCAGCCTTTATGGTTCGTACCCATTATGTTATTCTGACGACCATCGCCGAATGATCCTTGTGGATAGTTATACTCAGGGAGACCATGTGCTGTACCTGTGGGAGCGCGGTGGCAATGGACTGAAATTGGTGTACGGCAAGCCGATGGAACAGCGCCAGGCCGGAGAGGACGTCCCTCTGAACGGCATTAATTCGGGCGTGTTTGTCAATCAGGATTCGGGATTGCTGGTCAGTTGTGCCGTGTTCGATGACCGCTACGGTCCGGCGTATCTGGACCTCAATCAACCCGGTCAACTTGTAGAAATGAAAGTAGAGGGTATTGCCCATTCCGGCGATGGGGAGATGGTAGGAATCCAGCATCTCAAGGACGACCGCTATCTGGTGGAGTACAATATCGATGGCTGTTCCTGGTTGTACGAAGCCACTGTCGATTTCTCATCCATGACTCTGCGCCTGCAGAGACCTATTGTGGGCAATCATCCCCCCTTTGTGGATGGCATGCTGGCGTCCTATCTCTATGATGAAGAGTCCGATCGGTATGCTGTCTCGTACTCCACCGCCACCTCGCCCACGCAACTGTACACCATTGAGGGTGCAGATCGCCAGACGATCGTTCAGCATACCCGCGAGCGGGTACTGGGAATTGATGCCGATTTGCTTTCCCCCGGAGAGGATGCCTCTTTAATTTCTTTCGACGGGACGCGGATTTCGGCTCGCCTGTATTTACCTTCGCCGTTTCTGGGGTACCAGGGAGCACGCCCCCTGGTGTACTACATCCATGGCGGACCGCAAAGCCAGGAACGCCCGGATTTTGCCTGGTTCTCCATGCCGCTCATCCAGTTCCTCACCCTGAATGGCTTTGCTGTGTTTGTCCCTAACGTGCGCGGAAGCACCGGCTATGGACTGTCATACACCAAACAGGTAGATCGCGATTGGGGTGGCAAAGACCGTCTGGATCACGTGCATGCCTTGAAAGTCCTGGCAAAGGACCCGCGCGTGGACGTCAAACGCGCCGGAGTGGTCGGACGCTCGTATGGTGGCTACATGACGCTGACCCTGGCGGCGCGCCATCCCGAACTGTGGTCTGCGGCAGTGGATATGTTTGGCCCCTTTGACCTGATTACTTTCCTGGAACGTATTCCGCCAACCTGGAAACCCTACTTTAAACTGGTCCTGGGCGATCCGGTGGAAGACCGCGAGTTCCTTGTGGAACGTTCTCCCAAAACCTACATGGATCAGATTGCCTGCCCTCTGCTGGTCATTCAGGGAAAGAACGATCCGCGCGTAGTTGAACAGGAGTCCCGCGACCTGGTGGAATACTTGCGAGGGAAAGGAAAATCGGTGGAGTACCTGATGTTTGAGAATGAAGGGCATGACGTTTTAAAGTACGAAAATCGTGTGCGCTGTTACAACGCCATCACCGATTTCTTCAAACGCACGCTTAAACCTTAATGGCAAGTATGACCGAAGAAAGACCTTTCTTATCCGGTGGTGAGGTTGCCCGCGAAGGTGATCTGGTCCAACTGGTGGGCACTAATCATCGTCATTTTATCTTTCGCTTGCGCACCGGAGCAGAGTTTCAAACCCACCGCGGAATTTTGTACCATGACGAACTGATTGGCAAGCCTTACGGCTCGCAGGTGTACAGCCATATCGGTACGCCGTTCTTCATGCTCCAGCCCTCGCTCGCCGATCTGCTGATGAACATCCGCCGGAACACGCAGATTCTCTACCCCAAAGACATCGGCTACATCCTGGTATGGATGGGGATTGGTCCGGGCGCGCGGGTGATTGAAGCCGGCACCGGCTCGGGAGCGTTGACCATGGCGTTCGCTTACATGGTGGGAGAAACCGGCAAAGTGTACACGTATGAGACTCGTGTGGAAATGTTCAACCTGGCGCAGAAGAACCTCGCCGCGGTAGGGCTGGATTCGCGGGTGGTATTCCATCTTCAGCATATCAGCGAAGGGTTTGAAGAAACCCGAGCGGATGCGCTCTTCCTCGACCTGCCTGACCCATGGAATTATCTGCCGCAGGTCAAGCAAGCCCTGAAACCAGGCGGTTACTTCGGCAGTTTACTGCCCACGACCAATCAGGTGCAGACATTGCTTGCCGAACTGCACCGTCAGGGCTTTGCGTTTATCAACGTCAGTGAGATTCTTTTGCGCCATTACCGTCCCGACCCTGCTCGTTTTCGTCCCACCGACCGCATGGTGGCGCATACCGGCTTCCTGATTTTTGCCCGCACCGTACTGCATTTGCCCGAAGACCCCAAACTGAGGCGCGAACTGCGCTTTCCTCTGGGAGACTCTGTTTCTGAAGGCGTGGAGGACGATGACCTTGCCGGTTAAGATGAGCCTTTCCCCGGAGCAGATTGCGCGGGCGCTGGCTTCTCCCTGTCCTTTGGAGGGGATGCCCGTTTGTCAGGGAAAACTGACCCAGGCGGCAGTGCTGATTCCCCTCATTCGCCGCGCAGAGTCCTGGGAGGTTTTGTTCACCCGCCGCACGGACTCGGTCGAGAATCACAAGGGACAGGTGGCTTTTCCCGGCGGCGCAGTGGAGGAACAGGATCGCACGCCGGAAGAGGCTGCCCTGCGGGAAGCCTGGGAAGAAATCGGCTTGCCGCCCGAAAGCGTGCAGGTGCTGGGCAGATTGCCGCGCCTCTCCACCATTACCGGATATTGCGTGACCCCTGTGGTGGGAGAAATTGTCCAGCCAGTGACCTTTCACCCTGCTCCCGCCGAGGTGAGCCGGGTGTTTCAGGTGCCTCTCGTCTGGCTAGCTGACCACCGCAACTGGGAATGGCGCTGGTACACCCGCCTGAACGGCACTGCCGACTGGGTGATTTTCTACCAGCCGTATGAGGGCGAAACCATCTGGGGGGTGACGGCAATGATTCTGCATTCCTTCCTGTGCGCCATCGGCTGGATGAACCCTGCGCCGCCACCCGTCAATCATTCCTGAGAAAAGCAAACGCCGTCCCTTGTTGGGACGGCGTTTTTTTCAGAATTAGCCAGAGGATTACTCGACTTCTTCTTCTTTCTTGCCGCGTTCGATGACTTCCGGTTCTGACAATTCGCCTTCGGCGGGCGCTTCCACCTCTTCGGTGGTGGTGGAGACCACAACAACCACCTCGTCGGGGTCGTTCAGCACCTTGACGCCCTTGGCTACTTCCAGATCGCGCACGTGAATGGTGTCGCCAATGCGCGCCAGTTTGGAGAGATCCACCACGATACGCTCTGGCAGATCCTGCGGCAGGGCTTCCACCTCAACCTCATCCAGGCTGGTGACCACCACACCGTTGTAGTCCTTGACGGCGGGAGAGACGCCTTCAAAGTGCAGGGACACGGTGGTGCGAATCTTTTCGGTCAGCGAGACCACCTGGAAATCCACGTGCAGGAGGCGGTTCTTGATGTAATCGCGCTGTTTTTCCCGCACCAGTGCGGCATGGGTTTCGCCGTCCAGTTCGATGTACACCAGTGTGGACGAGGACACCTTTGCCAGTTTGAGACCGGCGTTGTGGGCATCCAGCAGGATGGGCGTGGAGGGGAAATGCGCCCCGTACATCACCGCGGGCAGGTAGCCTTCGCGGCGCAGGGCTTTGGCGGTGCGCTCCAGCGTGCGGCGCTGGGCTTGCAAAACAATTTTTTCCATCTTTGACCTTCCTTTGGAGCGCCTCTCACCCCGTTGTGGGGTTACCCTCACTCCGTTGGAATGATTGAAAAGGTTCTTGCCGACGGCCAGACACCTCGAGAGGCGGGGGAGATGCCTGCATCCATGCGGCGCGAGGCAGAATTTTACCCCGGAGGGCGGTGGGGGTCAAGGTAAAAATAATTTACAGGAAATATTTTCTCTGAAAATGGGCAAAAATTCAGGGAATTTTTTATTCGTTTTTTCTTTATAATAAAACATAGATCGGCGGTCGGCGCTCAGTCCAGGCGCCGGCGTCCGGGGCGAAGCCCGAACGAAAAGTGCCGCCGCAAAAGGAGCCCGCCGATCATGCTGTGGAAACGATATCTCTTTCCCAATAGTCTGCAAGAGGCTGTCCAGGCCCTCCGCGATGCCCGGGGGCGCGCCCTGCCGGTTGCCGGAGGTACCGACCTTCTGCTGCAAATCCAGCAAGGGCATCATCCGCCGGTGGATACCCTGCTGGATGTCACCCGCATTCCCGAACTCACCCGCCTGGAACGTCAGGGGGAGATGCTCTTTATTGGCGCGGCAGTGCCGGTGGGGCGCATTGCCGTTTCCGACCTGGTGCGCCGCCATGCCACTGCCCTGGCAGAAGCCTGTGGACAGATTGGCGGTCCGCAGGTGCGCAACGTGGCGACTCTGGGGGGCAATGTGGCGCATGCCCTGCCTGCCGCCGATGGCATGATTGCGCTGGTGGCGCTGGGCGCGCAAGCCTGGATTGCCTCGCCGGAAGGCATGCGTCAGGCCCCCATCCTCAGCCTGTTCCGCGGGCCTGGCGTCAGCGCGCTGGATTTGACCTGTGAGATTCTGGTGGGCTTCAGCCTGCCGGTGGTCGAGCAGGGGGCTGGCTCGGCGTTTGCGCGGGTAATGCGTCCGCAGGGGGTGGCGCTGCCCATCCTTAACATGGCTATCTGGCTGAGACGTGAAAGCCAGCAGATTGCCGAGGCCCGTTTGACCGCCGGTCCTGCCGGCCCCACCCCGCGCCGGGCGGAGAAAATCGAAGCCTTCCTGCGTGGAAAATCTCCGCAGGATGAGGGAGTATTAGAGACCTGCAAGGGGCTGTTGCGGGAGTGCTTTGCTTTCCGCACCAGTCCGGCACGGGCAACCGCCGAATACCGTTACCATTTAAGTGAAGTCTTACTGGAAAAGGTTCTGTTCACCGCCTGGAAACGGGCAGAGGAAGGTGTTTAATGGATACGCAGGTGTTAACGTTTTGGGTCAATGGCAAAGAAGTTTCAACCCCCGTTGCTCCGGGCGAGATGCTGGCAGAGACCCTGCGCTATCGTTTAGGGCTGACGGGGACGAAAATCGGCTGTAACGAAGCCGAATGCGGTGCCTGTACTGTGCTGGTGGATGGTGAAGCCGTATTGTCCTGTTCGTTTCCGTCGGTCAAAGCCCAGGGCCGCAGGGTGACCACAATCGAAGGGTTGGCGACTCCCGGACGGGAACCGAATCTGGCAATTCTCCATCCCTTACAGCAGGCGTTTGTGCTGTATGGGGCGGTGCAGTGCGGCTTTTGCATCCCTGGGCAAATTATGACTGCGTATGCACTGCTGGAAAAGAATCCTGCCGCAGGCGAGGAAGAGATTCGCCATGCCCTCAAGGACACGCTGTGCCGTTGTGGTGGTTATAACGCCATCCTTCAAGCCATTCAGGCGGCGGGAAAAGCCATTCAGACCGGCCAGCCTGTCCAGCCGCCTGTGGTACCCGAGGCGCGTCAGGCGCGCCGCGTGGCAGGCAGGGTTCATCCTCGCGCTGATGCCGTTGCCAAGGTGAGTGGAACAGCGAAGTACACCGACGACCTGTTCTTTGAAGGCATGCTCCATGCGCGGGTTAAGCGTGCGGGTACCCCGGCAGGCATTTTGCGCCGGCTGGATGTCTCGCGGGCGCGTTCCATGCCCGGAGTGGTGGCGGTAATGACCGCCGAGGATTTGCCGGCGGCCAGGACGCATGGTCTGGTGGTCTCCGACTGGCCTGTGTTGGTTGGCGTGGGCGAGGTCATCCGCACGGTAGGGGATGCCTTGGCAATCGTAGCGGCGGAGACGCGCGAACAAGCTACTCAGGCGCTGGATGCCATTGAGGTAGAGATTGAACCGTTGCCGGTGGTTTCCGATGCGGTGCAAGCCCTGCAATCCGATGCGCCTAAAGTGCATCCACAGGGGAATCTGCTCAAGCACATCAAGGTGCGCAAAGGGGATGTTTCTGAAGGTTTTGCTCAAGCGGATGTGATTCTGGAACAGGTTTATCATACGCCCATGCACGACCATGCTTTCCTGGAGCCGGAGTGCAGTATTGCCCGTCCGACTTTGGATGGACGCATGGAAATTTACGTCGGCTCTCAAATTCCCTATGCCGATCGCAGTCAAGTCGCCAGGGTGCTGGGAGTGGGCGAAGACCGCGTGCATATTATCGGTATGTTGATTGGGGGAGGCTTTGGTGGCAAGGAAGACATTGCTGGGCAGATTCATGCCGCCCTGCTGGCGCAAAAGACCGGCAGGCCGGTCAAATTGCTCTTTGACCGCCACGAAAGTTTGCTGGTGCATCCCAAACGTCATGCTACCCAGATTCGTGTGCGGGTTGGAGCAAAGCGTGACGGCACGCTGACCGCCGTAGAAACCGAATTATATGGGGATACCGGTGCTTATGCCTCTCTGGGCGAAAAGGTGATGACCCGCGCGACGACCCATTCTTCCGGCCCCTATGAAATTCCGCATGTCAAAGCCGATTGTTATGCCATGTACACCAACAATCCGCCTGCTGGGGCTTTCCGTGGGTTTGGCGTGCTTCAATCGGCATTTGCCATCGAGAGTACAATGGATACGCTGGCGCACCAGTTAGGACTGGACCCGATTGAATTGCGCCGAAAGAATGCTCTGCGGATGGGGAGCATTACCAATACCGGTCAGGTGCTTAAAGACAGTGTGGGCTTGCTGGAATGTATTGAGAAAGTAGAGCAGGAACTCAGGCGTAAGGCTGTGAGCAATCCCTTTGAGGCGTGGGTGGACCCGCAAAATCCGCACCTGAGGCGCGCCTGGGGCTTTGCGGTGGCGTATAAAAATACCGGTTTGGGAGGAGGCGCGCCGGATAAGGCTGGCGCCGAGGTGGAGTTGCTGGCAGACGGAACTTTCGAAGTGCGCACAGCCTCGGCAGAACTGGGGCAGGGTTTGCCTACAGTGTTGCAACTGATTGCCGCCGAGGAATTGAGGCAGTTGGTTTCAAACGTGCGGGTTTGGCTCTCTGACACCGATTACACCCCGGACGGTGGTCCCACCACAGCATCCCGCCAGACTTACGTCACCGGAAATGCGGTGCGATATGCTTCCGCCGCCCTTCGGGAGATGATTACCAGCCACCTGGCGGAACATTTCGACGTATCGCCCGAGCAGATTCAGTTCATCGAAGGGCTTGCGCAGGTAGCAAACTACTCCATTCCGATGACCCAGGTGTATGAAATTGTCCACAGCGCGGGCAGGAAACCAGTGGTGC of Anaerolinea thermophila UNI-1 contains these proteins:
- a CDS encoding alpha/beta hydrolase family protein, whose translation is MFRIESLLSARLFVSPQVVGERLYFISNLSGHLSLYAMNYGGSVPEPLLPPNLALQNPHLLGGYPFYVFADLNKILVMLDNDGDENYQPMVIPLEGGYPEPVFTEALANSRVHLVHCDPRTHQVYFSAESRDSDLQTTYLANLATGEIESIAASLYGSYPLCYSDDHRRMILVDSYTQGDHVLYLWERGGNGLKLVYGKPMEQRQAGEDVPLNGINSGVFVNQDSGLLVSCAVFDDRYGPAYLDLNQPGQLVEMKVEGIAHSGDGEMVGIQHLKDDRYLVEYNIDGCSWLYEATVDFSSMTLRLQRPIVGNHPPFVDGMLASYLYDEESDRYAVSYSTATSPTQLYTIEGADRQTIVQHTRERVLGIDADLLSPGEDASLISFDGTRISARLYLPSPFLGYQGARPLVYYIHGGPQSQERPDFAWFSMPLIQFLTLNGFAVFVPNVRGSTGYGLSYTKQVDRDWGGKDRLDHVHALKVLAKDPRVDVKRAGVVGRSYGGYMTLTLAARHPELWSAAVDMFGPFDLITFLERIPPTWKPYFKLVLGDPVEDREFLVERSPKTYMDQIACPLLVIQGKNDPRVVEQESRDLVEYLRGKGKSVEYLMFENEGHDVLKYENRVRCYNAITDFFKRTLKP
- a CDS encoding tRNA (adenine-N1)-methyltransferase, which translates into the protein MTEERPFLSGGEVAREGDLVQLVGTNHRHFIFRLRTGAEFQTHRGILYHDELIGKPYGSQVYSHIGTPFFMLQPSLADLLMNIRRNTQILYPKDIGYILVWMGIGPGARVIEAGTGSGALTMAFAYMVGETGKVYTYETRVEMFNLAQKNLAAVGLDSRVVFHLQHISEGFEETRADALFLDLPDPWNYLPQVKQALKPGGYFGSLLPTTNQVQTLLAELHRQGFAFINVSEILLRHYRPDPARFRPTDRMVAHTGFLIFARTVLHLPEDPKLRRELRFPLGDSVSEGVEDDDLAG
- a CDS encoding CoA pyrophosphatase, with the translated sequence MTLPVKMSLSPEQIARALASPCPLEGMPVCQGKLTQAAVLIPLIRRAESWEVLFTRRTDSVENHKGQVAFPGGAVEEQDRTPEEAALREAWEEIGLPPESVQVLGRLPRLSTITGYCVTPVVGEIVQPVTFHPAPAEVSRVFQVPLVWLADHRNWEWRWYTRLNGTADWVIFYQPYEGETIWGVTAMILHSFLCAIGWMNPAPPPVNHS
- a CDS encoding 50S ribosomal protein L25; the encoded protein is MEKIVLQAQRRTLERTAKALRREGYLPAVMYGAHFPSTPILLDAHNAGLKLAKVSSSTLVYIELDGETHAALVREKQRDYIKNRLLHVDFQVVSLTEKIRTTVSLHFEGVSPAVKDYNGVVVTSLDEVEVEALPQDLPERIVVDLSKLARIGDTIHVRDLEVAKGVKVLNDPDEVVVVVSTTTEEVEAPAEGELSEPEVIERGKKEEEVE
- a CDS encoding FAD binding domain-containing protein, with the translated sequence MLWKRYLFPNSLQEAVQALRDARGRALPVAGGTDLLLQIQQGHHPPVDTLLDVTRIPELTRLERQGEMLFIGAAVPVGRIAVSDLVRRHATALAEACGQIGGPQVRNVATLGGNVAHALPAADGMIALVALGAQAWIASPEGMRQAPILSLFRGPGVSALDLTCEILVGFSLPVVEQGAGSAFARVMRPQGVALPILNMAIWLRRESQQIAEARLTAGPAGPTPRRAEKIEAFLRGKSPQDEGVLETCKGLLRECFAFRTSPARATAEYRYHLSEVLLEKVLFTAWKRAEEGV